Part of the Gammaproteobacteria bacterium genome is shown below.
CTTGGCCCGGCAGTAAATCCTTGATTCGTTCCCACTGGTCGTCTCGCAATCCGTATCGTCTGGCCATCTTCCGCTGTGCTTGCTCGCAGTTGGAGAGAACAGAAGTATGACAAAGGGGATTAATTGATGACAGGCCCTAGCGCGTCCCATGCGGTCACCAATTTGCGACGCAAATACGGCTGAACGCTCGTTATGCGAAAGCCGGCGCGCGTGAGTTCGAACACCCAGCGGTCGAGCGGCCACAAATTGCGGTGTTCGTAGTGGTGGTTGCGCCACTGGCGATATGCCGGAAGTGGCAGCGCCAACCAGTTGCTGAAGGCCTCGGTCGGTGCGGTAAAGATTAGGCGGCCGCCGGGGCGAAGGAGTCGATGGGCTGCAGTCAGCGTTAGCCCGACGTTTGGCAAGTGTTCCAACACGGAGTTACTCAGGATGGTGCCCACGCTTGCCGCCGGAATGGTGGCGTCTTCGAGTCGCTGCTGTTTCAGTCGATCATACATCGACAACGCCGTCGCGCACGTGATCGCATGCGCGCTCGGATCGACGCCGATATCAACGCGCGGCAACACGAATGAGGTGACGATGCCGTCACCACAACCAAGGTCGAGTATCGGCCGTTCGTAGGTCTGCAGCCGCCGCGCGGCGATCTCGGCGGCGCGCCACAGCGTCAGCGACGGTCCGAGACGTTCGAGCAGAATGTGGAAATCGCTAGCGGCTAATCGCAGCGTCGGCCGAGGCGGTTCCATAGGTTCATTTAAACGCGTTAAGCGACATGAATACAAAGCGGGTTTCATCGACTCACACTTCTACCATCGCGACACGCGTCACTGGACGTCGGTCGGTGACACGCGTGGTTAAGCAGCGCAACGTTCAGCGGCTGATTTTTTGCCGGACCGATTGAGCTTGGAATCGTTGCGCGCCGCCGCGGCGGGCTGCACTGGTTGTGATCTCTATCGCAACGCGACGCAAACGGTCTTCGGCGAAGGGCGATCCGGCGCATCATTTCGATCAGCTCTACCCAAGCAATCGGTTCGATTCGAACGGTACGCCATTGCGCATCACGTAATAGGCCGCGCGCGAGAGTTTGTGAGCAAACGCCTTCGTTACGCGCGCTTACGCTGATAGAACCGATGCGCTGCCTTATGATGGCGATCGATGAGCCGCGGTAACCGAAAGAACCGCACTGAGTAATCCATGCGGCAGGCCGAATGGGCCAGCGCACACGCCAGAAAACTTTTACCGACACCCGCAGTCCCGGTGATCAGGACAGCGTTCACCGATCCACCCGAGATCGCGCACTTGCACGAGCGTAGCCACAGACAGACCCCGCACAGCAGCCAGGTCGAGATCTTCAATGACCGCC
Proteins encoded:
- a CDS encoding class I SAM-dependent methyltransferase, whose amino-acid sequence is MEPPRPTLRLAASDFHILLERLGPSLTLWRAAEIAARRLQTYERPILDLGCGDGIVTSFVLPRVDIGVDPSAHAITCATALSMYDRLKQQRLEDATIPAASVGTILSNSVLEHLPNVGLTLTAAHRLLRPGGRLIFTAPTEAFSNWLALPLPAYRQWRNHHYEHRNLWPLDRWVFELTRAGFRITSVQPYLRRKLVTAWDALGPVIN
- a CDS encoding ATP-binding protein — encoded protein: MPGSRNDCVGHACRRGRSLKISTWLLCGVCLWLRSCKCAISGGSVNAVLITGTAGVGKSFLACALAHSACRMDYSVRFFRLPRLIDRHHKAAHRFYQRKRA